From Cognatishimia activa, one genomic window encodes:
- the trpS gene encoding tryptophan--tRNA ligase, producing the protein MSEAVQTSSAFTPRVFSGIQPSGGLTLGNYLGAMKRFVDTQNTGVQSIYCMVDQHAITVWQDPENLRRATRELCAGYIASGLDPEKSILFNQSQVPEHAQLGWIFNCVARMGWMQRMTQWKDKAGKNSQNASLGLFAYPALMAADILIYHATHVPVGEDQKQHVELTRDIATKFNHDYKVDFFPIPEPVIEGTATRVMSLRDGTKKMSKSDPSDASRINLTDNADTIAKKIRKAKTDPEGLPSEAKGLEERAEARNLVNIYAALAENSVDAVLADVGGKQFSEFKPMLAELAVEKLSPISNEMARLMEDSAEIDKILARGAERAREIASPILKETYKIVGMVGS; encoded by the coding sequence ATGAGTGAGGCGGTCCAAACGTCTTCTGCTTTCACCCCGCGTGTTTTCTCGGGCATCCAGCCTTCAGGTGGCCTGACACTCGGCAATTATCTTGGCGCGATGAAGCGCTTTGTGGACACTCAGAACACCGGAGTGCAATCGATCTACTGCATGGTGGATCAGCACGCGATCACCGTCTGGCAAGACCCGGAAAACCTGCGCCGCGCCACTCGCGAACTTTGCGCGGGTTACATCGCGTCGGGTCTCGATCCTGAGAAATCCATTCTGTTCAACCAATCCCAGGTGCCTGAACACGCGCAGCTGGGTTGGATTTTCAACTGCGTCGCCCGCATGGGCTGGATGCAGCGTATGACCCAGTGGAAAGACAAAGCGGGTAAGAACTCGCAGAACGCTTCTTTGGGTCTCTTCGCTTACCCCGCCCTGATGGCAGCTGACATTTTGATCTACCACGCGACACATGTGCCGGTTGGAGAAGATCAGAAACAGCACGTTGAACTCACACGCGACATCGCGACTAAGTTCAACCACGACTACAAGGTCGATTTCTTCCCGATCCCAGAACCGGTGATTGAGGGCACGGCGACCCGGGTGATGTCTTTGCGTGATGGCACCAAAAAGATGTCAAAGTCAGACCCGTCTGATGCCTCTCGCATCAACCTGACCGACAATGCAGACACGATCGCTAAGAAGATCCGCAAGGCGAAAACCGATCCTGAAGGCCTGCCTTCTGAAGCCAAAGGTCTGGAAGAGCGTGCCGAAGCGCGCAACCTTGTGAACATCTACGCTGCCCTAGCTGAAAATTCAGTTGATGCAGTTCTGGCAGATGTTGGCGGCAAGCAGTTCTCGGAGTTCAAACCGATGCTGGCCGAGTTGGCGGTTGAGAAGCTGTCTCCGATCTCAAACGAAATGGCGCGTTTGATGGAAGATTCTGCCGAGATCGACAAAATCTTGGCGCGCGGTGCTGAACGTGCGCGCGAGATCGCGTCTCCGATCTTGAAAGAGACCTATAAGATCGTGGGCATGGTTGGCTCATAA
- a CDS encoding DMT family transporter, producing the protein MTVFLLFTATVLIWGTSWIAIAFQLGDVPVLVSIFYRFALAAIVMIVGLVLLGRLKLPNVWRFVVLQALCLFSFNFICFYNATGLIPSGLVSVVFSLASIFNAVNARLIYKERISPRVISAGFIGVSGLLLLFWNDLFARFDMNSLRGVAWACGGTMLFSLGNMVSRKNTSVGVTPITANAWGMGIGSVVLLALIWGSGTSIIIPTGATYLGALVYLSVIGSVVGFTTYLLLVQNVGSAKAGYATVVFPLIALLLSTLFEGYEWTGTAFIGVALIVMGNFVMFTKPKGLKRSSAPA; encoded by the coding sequence ATGACTGTTTTCTTACTTTTTACCGCCACCGTTTTGATCTGGGGCACCAGCTGGATCGCCATCGCCTTTCAATTGGGCGATGTGCCGGTGCTCGTCTCGATCTTTTACCGCTTTGCTTTAGCGGCCATTGTCATGATCGTCGGGCTGGTGCTGCTCGGCCGATTGAAACTGCCAAACGTCTGGCGCTTTGTTGTCTTGCAGGCATTGTGCCTTTTTAGTTTCAACTTCATCTGCTTTTACAACGCGACAGGGCTAATCCCGTCCGGGTTGGTCTCGGTGGTGTTTTCCTTGGCTTCCATATTTAACGCCGTGAATGCGCGGCTGATTTACAAAGAGCGCATATCGCCTCGTGTGATCTCTGCAGGGTTTATCGGTGTTTCGGGACTGTTGTTACTTTTCTGGAACGACCTCTTTGCACGTTTCGATATGAACAGCCTGCGTGGTGTCGCCTGGGCTTGCGGTGGCACCATGCTGTTTTCACTGGGCAACATGGTTTCGCGCAAGAATACTTCGGTGGGCGTGACACCGATCACCGCAAATGCCTGGGGTATGGGCATCGGGTCTGTCGTCTTGCTCGCACTCATTTGGGGGAGCGGCACATCCATCATTATCCCAACAGGAGCGACCTATTTGGGTGCGCTGGTTTATCTCTCCGTCATCGGATCGGTTGTTGGGTTCACCACCTATTTGCTGTTGGTACAAAATGTCGGGTCTGCAAAGGCCGGATATGCGACCGTCGTCTTTCCGCTGATCGCATTGCTCTTGTCGACCCTCTTTGAGGGCTACGAATGGACCGGAACTGCCTTCATTGGCGTGGCTCTGATCGTGATGGGAAACTTCGTGATGTTCACAAAACCAAAAGGGCTGAAACGAAGCAGTGCCCCAGCCTAG
- a CDS encoding helix-turn-helix domain-containing protein, translating into MHDLAQNVFAALSPPTRWDYVRVMKHSVFDFLDQSPEAVTHAHLELGDGCGVTIWENNNDRIRYEAPANNTFSLYLKGGTGTYRTDAGRASGYPGAVCIMPEGCDSEWEINKPFRFVHLYLSNERLCSGFVRTHDCDVRRMQIDEATFAENQRMAAPLLQLAQAAYRDDRLQAETAIAEFFGALDPKSTSMSAGLSPHVLRRIDEWIEAHLHEAISLEDMADQAELSSFHFHRMFRLSRGLAPHAWVTERRTQRACALLQTDLPIAQIAATCGFSHQSHMNRVFKRALGTTPAQYRLLHRAGS; encoded by the coding sequence TTGCACGATCTTGCGCAAAACGTCTTTGCCGCGCTTTCACCACCTACGCGATGGGACTATGTTCGCGTCATGAAACACTCGGTTTTTGATTTCCTTGATCAGTCCCCTGAGGCCGTAACCCATGCTCACCTTGAGCTTGGCGACGGTTGCGGTGTGACCATTTGGGAAAACAACAACGATCGCATTCGCTATGAAGCTCCTGCGAATAATACCTTCAGCCTTTATCTGAAAGGCGGCACCGGCACCTATCGAACTGACGCTGGTCGCGCGTCGGGCTACCCAGGTGCCGTCTGCATTATGCCAGAGGGCTGCGATTCCGAGTGGGAGATCAATAAGCCCTTCCGCTTTGTACATCTCTATCTGTCTAATGAACGGTTGTGCAGCGGCTTCGTGCGCACGCACGATTGCGACGTGCGTCGGATGCAAATTGACGAGGCGACATTTGCTGAAAATCAGCGCATGGCTGCTCCGCTCCTGCAGCTTGCCCAGGCGGCTTATCGGGATGATCGGCTTCAGGCCGAAACAGCCATCGCGGAATTCTTCGGTGCCTTGGACCCCAAATCCACATCGATGAGCGCGGGCTTAAGTCCTCATGTTTTAAGGCGTATTGATGAATGGATCGAAGCCCACTTGCATGAAGCCATTTCATTGGAAGACATGGCGGATCAGGCAGAGCTTTCCAGCTTTCATTTCCATCGCATGTTCCGCTTGTCGCGTGGGCTGGCCCCGCATGCATGGGTCACCGAGCGCCGAACCCAGCGCGCTTGCGCGTTGCTGCAAACCGATCTGCCGATTGCGCAGATCGCGGCAACTTGTGGGTTTTCGCATCAAAGCCATATGAACCGGGTCTTCAAACGTGCTCTGGGAACCACCCCTGCGCAATATCGCCTCCTCCATCGCGCAGGTTCATAA